From a single Papaver somniferum cultivar HN1 unplaced genomic scaffold, ASM357369v1 unplaced-scaffold_19, whole genome shotgun sequence genomic region:
- the LOC113339097 gene encoding probable F-box protein At2g36090, which yields MFTSEQPPPLSTTAIVKSESTTTTNNMGEATATISTVHPDILLTHIFSRLDGSSLASASCTTTQLHSLSTQEHLWSNICKSTWQSTNDPRISHLISTFSNGPRSFFSDSFPLLSSSNNLKSPPPPPPVPASELISAIDIQYKNNVIYSKVEETQTTTNWFRCSPFRIDLLEPKDIIPTTIQNGKDICQDLNENLTLSWIIIDPIQRRSANLSSWKPVSVHRHWLTGEIQVRFATILKGSGNSHGDEEVLCGIIVGFGGCENGDVQVKEVSLQIEDMDGISLNGKNSLEILQGGIGNGERKNIVREERKEKYEEYLRMKREKEIKKLRREKRLDSLCGVLGTLVFTVFCMMVYYH from the coding sequence ATGTTCACTTCagaacaaccaccaccactatcaACGACGGCAATTGTAAAAAGTGAGtccaccaccactaccaacaaCATGGGAGAGGCTACTGCAACAATTTCAACCGTTCATCCTGATATACTTCTAACACATATCTTCTCACGACTAGATGGTTCATCGTTGGCTTCAGCTAGTTGCACAACCACACAACTTCATTCTCTATCTACTCAAGAACATCTCTGGTCTAACATCTGCAAATCCACATGGCAATCTACGAATGACCCACGTATTAGCCACCTCATTTCTACCTTCTCAAATGGTCCTCGTTCTTTTTTCTCCGATTCCTTTCCACTACTCTCTTCTTCAAACAATCTCAAATCACCACCGCCACCTCCACCAGTACCAGCTTCAGAATTAATCTCAGCCATTGATATTCAGTACAAAAACAATGTTATCTACTCAAAAGTAGAAGAAACCCAAACAACAACAAACTGGTTCCGGTGTTCACCATTTAGGATTGATTTATTAGAACCCAAAGATATTATCCCAACAACAATACAAAACGGCAAAGACATATGCCAAGACTTAAATGAGAACCTAACTTTAAGTTGGATAATAATTGATCCAATCCAACGGAGGTCAGCTAATCTATCAAGTTGGAAACCTGTTTCGGTTCATCGTCATTGGTTAACCGGAGAAATTCAGGTGAGATTTGCTACAATCTTGAAGGGCAGTGGAAATAGCCATGGAGATGAAGAAGTCCTGTGCGGGATTATTGTGGGATTCGGTGGCTGTGAAAATGGAGATGTTCAGGTGAAAGAAGTGAGTTTACAAATTGAGGATATGGATGGGATTAGTCTAAATGGCAAGAACAGTTTGGAGATTTTACAAGGTGGGATTGGAaatggagagaggaagaatatagTAAGAGAAGAAAGGAAGGAGAAGTATGAAGAGTATCTGAGAatgaagagagaaaaagaaatcaagaaattgagaagagaaaaaagattAGATTCACTGTGTGGTGTCTTGGGTACACTGGTTTTTACTGTCTTCTGTATGATGGTTTATTACCACtaa
- the LOC113338477 gene encoding protein ALP1-like → MHWPWKNCLSSWAGYYASYKGEPTIVLEGVATYDLWFCHAYFGSPRSNNDLNVLNTSPLFDGIFDENAPKVDFQVGGGRFDMGYYLADGIYPKLSTIVQAYKKPTNPRQKCFTKMQEGARKDVERAFGVLQAKWHIVRGPVEYWDEEDLKFIMLACVILHNMIIEHERRDGAWRTFGDEDYKVYRDIVPRGAVNYHELKHEPLYNDLRLRLTNHVWDMFGNNMAPEQAEESQYMDEP, encoded by the coding sequence ATGCATTGGCCTTGGAAGAATTGTCTTTCGTCTTGGGCGGGATATTATGCATCTTATAAAGGTGAACCGACGATAGTTTTGGAGGGGGTTGCTACTTATGATTTGTGGTTTTGCCATGCATATTTTGGGAGTCCCAGATCAAATAATGATCTTAATGTACTTAACACATCTCCATTGTTCGATGGTATCTTCGATGAAAATGCTCCAAAAGTTGATTTTCAAGTAGGTGGTGGAAGATTTGATATGGGTTACTATTTGGCCGATGGGATATATCCTAAGTTATCCACTATTGTGCAAGCTTATAAGAAACCAACAAACCCGAGACAAAAATGTTTTACCAAGATGCAAGAAGGGGCTCGGAAAGATGTTGAGCGTGCATTTGGTGTTCTACAAGCAAAATGGCATATAGTGAGAGGTCCGGTTGAATATTGGGATGAAGAAGACTTAAAATTCATAATGTTGGCTTGTGTGATATTGCATAACATGATAATTGAACATGAGAGGCGAGATGGGGCATGGAGAACCTTTGGGGATGAAGACTATAAGGTATACCGTGATATTGTACCTCGCGGAGCCGTTAACTATCATGAGTTAAAACATGAACCCTTGTATAATGATCTTCGACTAAGATTGACAAATCATGTTTGggatatgtttggtaacaacatGGCACCTGAACAAGCGGAGGAATCACAATACATGGATGAACCGTAA